In a genomic window of Candidatus Tanganyikabacteria bacterium:
- a CDS encoding tetratricopeptide repeat protein, with product MPLQAPQVSGGAALPQNVRQAIETGWALCSNRDYRDAVREFGEAVRLWPTAAEAHCGLGYAYSQIGQDDQAMRACREAIRLNAGLALAHSILGDLLFHKGDAAAAIREYREAIKIEPNDGPTHTSLGDALLEVGDREEAIVEFREAIRCDPADPQAHNQLGHALWDKGDFSGAIWEFCEAIRIDPNYAWAHQNLGRALARQQDLDGAIREYREALRCDPNLLQSRLDLGDALAAVGQQGEAVREYREALRLDPNNRYARQQLGIALTKKFDRY from the coding sequence ATGCCGCTGCAGGCGCCGCAGGTCTCCGGGGGTGCCGCCCTGCCGCAAAATGTCCGCCAGGCCATCGAGACCGGCTGGGCGCTCTGCTCCAACCGCGACTATCGGGACGCCGTGCGGGAATTCGGGGAGGCGGTCAGGCTGTGGCCTACTGCCGCCGAGGCGCACTGCGGTCTTGGCTACGCATACAGCCAGATCGGGCAGGACGATCAGGCCATGCGCGCCTGCCGCGAAGCCATCCGCCTCAACGCCGGCCTCGCCCTGGCCCATTCCATCCTGGGCGACCTCCTGTTCCACAAGGGCGACGCCGCTGCCGCCATCCGCGAGTACCGGGAAGCGATCAAGATCGAGCCCAACGACGGCCCGACGCACACCTCCCTGGGAGATGCCCTGCTCGAGGTCGGCGACCGGGAAGAGGCGATCGTGGAGTTTCGCGAGGCCATCCGCTGCGATCCGGCGGATCCACAGGCCCACAACCAGCTTGGCCATGCGCTCTGGGACAAGGGCGACTTCTCGGGCGCCATATGGGAGTTTTGCGAGGCCATCCGCATCGATCCCAACTACGCGTGGGCGCACCAGAACCTGGGGCGCGCGCTGGCCCGGCAGCAGGACCTGGACGGCGCTATTCGCGAGTATCGGGAAGCGCTGCGCTGCGATCCCAACCTGCTCCAGAGCCGGCTGGATCTGGGCGACGCCCTGGCGGCCGTAGGCCAGCAGGGCGAGGCGGTGCGCGAGTACCGGGAGGCCTTGCGCCTCGATCCCAACAACCGCTACGCCCGGCAGCAACTCGGCATCGCGCTCACCAAGAAATTCGACCGCTACTGA